The proteins below come from a single Gimesia alba genomic window:
- a CDS encoding DUF1559 domain-containing protein yields MSFPKRPRKGFTLIELLVVIAIIAILIALLLPAVQQAREAARRSTCKNNMKQLGLALHNYNETFKVLPYSVSHSGSCSGGSASTASTVTLNHRGWLLLLPYLEQSSLYNKFNASLATGSYNPSGGTIVAPGAAGNPNDEVVSTIVKAFQCPSDSTPEVYTTTTSTHYSISPGNSTLQGVFTNYDFSTNSEYTTCTNWGALAITTRPMFGFNGCAKFRDVTDGLSNTVAVVETTRYVANGEGTAWGYAKWVGNGTNFGGANINTWYSSGPVGFLASWAYSGSLHTGGCHVLLGDGAVRFVSENIDATTRVYLSRIADGNVIGEF; encoded by the coding sequence GTGTCCTTTCCCAAACGTCCCAGAAAAGGATTTACACTGATTGAGCTCTTGGTGGTCATCGCCATCATTGCAATTCTGATCGCCTTGTTACTACCTGCAGTACAACAAGCGCGTGAAGCAGCACGACGCAGCACATGTAAAAACAACATGAAACAGTTGGGCCTGGCATTACACAACTACAATGAGACCTTTAAGGTACTCCCCTACTCAGTCTCTCATTCGGGTTCGTGTAGTGGGGGATCCGCCAGTACTGCCAGCACAGTCACACTCAACCACCGCGGCTGGTTGCTGTTACTCCCTTATCTGGAGCAGAGCAGCTTATACAATAAGTTTAATGCGAGCCTTGCCACAGGATCATACAATCCTTCAGGTGGCACAATCGTCGCCCCTGGTGCAGCCGGAAACCCCAATGATGAAGTCGTCTCCACAATCGTGAAAGCTTTCCAGTGTCCTTCTGATTCCACTCCCGAAGTTTACACCACAACGACGAGTACTCATTATTCGATCTCTCCAGGGAACTCAACTTTACAGGGAGTGTTCACGAATTATGACTTTAGCACCAATAGCGAATATACGACCTGTACCAACTGGGGCGCTCTTGCGATCACGACTCGTCCCATGTTTGGTTTCAATGGCTGTGCTAAATTTCGTGATGTCACAGACGGCTTGAGTAACACAGTCGCTGTAGTAGAAACAACACGATATGTTGCGAATGGAGAAGGGACCGCCTGGGGTTATGCCAAATGGGTTGGTAACGGAACCAATTTCGGTGGAGCCAATATCAACACCTGGTACTCCAGTGGCCCCGTCGGTTTTCTTGCCTCATGGGCCTATTCAGGCAGCTTGCACACCGGAGGTTGCCATGTTCTCCTTGGAGATGGTGCGGTCCGTTTTGTGAGCGAAAATATTGATGCCACTACCCGCGTCTATCTCTCTCGTATCGCCGATGGCAATGTGATCGGTGAATTCTAA
- a CDS encoding HdeD family acid-resistance protein, with protein MTDTPLPGAKDFKLTGIILCVIGVISLIAPFIAGTAVVFVIGFFLLLGGFLYVLQGSQVSGAPGKTQHILLGALMFIAGIMVVSHPIYGLSLLAMLMAFFFLFEGGWKIMLAFNIPANQGRMSVLFSGVISLLLGGLIAAQWPLSGIWAVGTLVGVDFLLTGFFLLNMSSAVSSGSSNDKEHIDQTV; from the coding sequence ATGACCGACACACCCCTGCCAGGCGCAAAAGACTTCAAATTAACAGGCATTATTCTTTGCGTGATTGGTGTAATTTCACTAATTGCGCCTTTTATTGCCGGAACCGCCGTGGTCTTTGTGATTGGTTTTTTCCTGTTGCTCGGTGGGTTCCTGTATGTCCTACAGGGGTCTCAAGTATCTGGAGCTCCTGGCAAGACTCAGCATATACTGCTCGGGGCACTCATGTTTATCGCAGGGATTATGGTGGTCAGCCATCCGATTTACGGACTGAGCTTACTGGCGATGCTGATGGCGTTCTTTTTCCTCTTTGAGGGGGGCTGGAAGATTATGTTGGCGTTTAATATTCCTGCCAATCAGGGGCGCATGAGCGTTCTCTTCAGTGGTGTGATTTCGCTATTGCTTGGAGGCTTAATAGCAGCTCAGTGGCCACTATCGGGAATCTGGGCCGTGGGGACGCTCGTGGGAGTCGACTTTTTGCTGACCGGCTTTTTCTTGTTAAATATGAGCAGCGCCGTCTCTTCTGGTAGTAGCAACGACAAAGAACACATTGATCAGACTGTTTGA
- a CDS encoding outer membrane beta-barrel protein, producing the protein MRGCKYFVAVMLAMSASLFTSGNLIAGSAQYFENLGDFENCVGDLEDCVSTGCASWTDQVSLYVSANNYASVNHLESGGFNSLSVFTNGGTDNNVSYDFGLALGARIPFGCKCKAFRVEVEGAFRGLGGLETDSLQSEGPMQMYQVDYEDRWSVMTNFWLDFPLKNSKTFYIGGGIGANGGRVSVNDTIVSGSTRYDNFAWQIGGGVTWEHSERWTVDVGYRYMDYGATTVNLNANFNPFPAAGNYIADLTSHQLMVGFRFNSLGNLIGRR; encoded by the coding sequence ATGAGAGGTTGCAAGTACTTTGTGGCAGTAATGCTGGCGATGAGTGCCAGTCTCTTTACGTCTGGAAATTTGATTGCAGGCAGTGCTCAGTATTTTGAAAACCTGGGTGATTTTGAAAATTGTGTAGGAGACTTGGAAGACTGCGTGTCAACCGGCTGTGCTAGTTGGACTGACCAGGTCTCGTTGTATGTCTCCGCGAATAACTACGCTTCCGTTAACCATCTGGAAAGTGGTGGCTTTAACTCTTTGTCGGTCTTCACGAATGGTGGGACAGACAATAATGTCTCCTACGATTTCGGGCTGGCGCTGGGGGCACGGATTCCCTTTGGGTGCAAATGCAAAGCGTTTCGTGTCGAAGTCGAAGGTGCCTTTCGGGGACTGGGAGGACTGGAAACAGACAGCCTGCAGAGTGAAGGTCCCATGCAGATGTATCAAGTCGACTATGAAGACCGCTGGAGTGTCATGACGAATTTCTGGTTGGATTTTCCACTGAAGAATTCGAAGACGTTTTACATTGGTGGTGGAATTGGTGCGAATGGCGGAAGGGTAAGCGTGAACGATACAATCGTGAGTGGAAGTACCCGCTATGACAATTTTGCCTGGCAAATTGGAGGCGGCGTTACCTGGGAACATAGTGAGCGCTGGACGGTTGACGTGGGGTATCGCTATATGGACTACGGTGCCACTACCGTCAACTTGAATGCGAATTTTAATCCCTTTCCCGCAGCGGGAAATTATATTGCTGATCTGACTTCACACCAGTTGATGGTGGGCTTTCGGTTTAATTCCCTGGGAAATCTGATCGGGCGTCGCTAA
- the scpB gene encoding methylmalonyl-CoA decarboxylase produces the protein MSLITVSNEDRIGTIAFNNYQKRNALSANLIDEVLSAFKTMQQNGTRAVILRAASYEKVWSAGHDVDELPQADTDPLPYDDPLEKLLRAVRSFPAPVIAMVHGSVWGGACDLVVNCDLVLGDETCAFAITPAKLGLPYNASGFQSFLSRLPLNIVKELFFTANLLTAERVEQAGLINEIVPQAELESRVYEMARTIASRSAASISVAKTTLNMLSQATPLSASQFEYIHGLRRKVYYGPDYHEGIQAFLEKRAPEFRVDPDLNETVRPDSQT, from the coding sequence ATGTCATTGATCACTGTCAGCAACGAAGATCGAATTGGAACGATCGCGTTCAACAATTATCAAAAGCGGAATGCTCTAAGTGCCAATCTGATCGACGAAGTTCTTTCAGCATTCAAGACGATGCAACAGAATGGCACGCGCGCCGTGATCCTGCGGGCTGCGTCCTACGAAAAGGTCTGGTCGGCTGGTCATGATGTGGATGAACTTCCACAGGCGGATACCGATCCGCTCCCTTATGATGATCCGCTCGAAAAGCTGTTGCGTGCTGTCCGCAGTTTTCCCGCGCCCGTGATCGCGATGGTCCATGGCTCCGTCTGGGGAGGCGCCTGTGACCTGGTGGTGAACTGCGACCTGGTTCTTGGCGATGAAACCTGCGCGTTTGCGATTACTCCTGCCAAGCTCGGGCTGCCTTACAATGCTTCGGGTTTCCAGAGCTTTCTTTCCCGATTGCCTCTCAATATCGTCAAAGAGCTGTTCTTCACTGCCAACCTGCTTACCGCGGAACGGGTAGAGCAGGCCGGTCTGATCAACGAAATCGTGCCTCAGGCAGAACTGGAAAGCCGCGTTTATGAGATGGCGCGGACTATTGCGTCCCGCTCAGCGGCGTCAATTTCCGTCGCCAAGACAACGCTGAATATGCTGAGTCAGGCCACTCCTCTCAGTGCATCACAGTTCGAATACATTCACGGTCTGCGAAGGAAAGTCTATTATGGCCCTGACTATCACGAAGGTATCCAGGCCTTTCTCGAAAAACGCGCTCCTGAATTTCGAGTAGACCCGGATCTCAACGAGACGGTTCGACCTGATTCACAGACTTGA
- a CDS encoding acetyl-CoA hydrolase/transferase family protein — translation MLKIVMKVCNQWKGQRGMDAVALYAAKLTSAAEGVAPISAGETVSAGMAIGQPPALLAALGERLRSDDLKSIRFYYKIGMQPISESLLVEGIREKIDPHCFFLSGTEHQIIKDQQQTGQKVMSFVPVHFSDLPRLFKEIIDLDTFLVTVSPMDGGGYFSLGTNNDFASTAARHCKRLIVEVNETMPRVFGQSQIHVSEVASIVENNVPLIEAGVAETSEAGRAIGALIAPLVPNGATIQLGIGRVPSGVAEALSNHQDLGIHTELFSPSMAELIQKGVVTGRKKTLHPFKHVFTVAFGTKESYAFMNDNAAFESYPSSYVNDIRVISQHENFISINTAIEIDLYGQVNAEFIGEHEYSGSGGQFDFVKGASLSKGGKSIIALQSTARQGTLSTIVPKVAMVTDPRMDVEYVCTEHGIVNLRGKSTKERAEALISIAHPDFRDELTAAAQRVTLI, via the coding sequence ATGTTGAAAATCGTTATGAAGGTCTGCAATCAATGGAAAGGCCAGAGGGGTATGGATGCTGTTGCACTTTATGCTGCGAAATTGACCAGTGCGGCCGAGGGTGTTGCGCCGATTTCAGCGGGGGAAACTGTCTCGGCCGGGATGGCAATCGGGCAGCCGCCGGCTTTGCTCGCGGCGCTGGGTGAACGACTTCGCTCTGACGACCTGAAATCGATTCGCTTTTACTATAAAATCGGCATGCAGCCGATCAGTGAGTCGCTGCTGGTCGAAGGGATTCGAGAAAAGATTGATCCGCACTGCTTCTTCCTGAGCGGCACCGAGCACCAGATTATTAAAGACCAACAACAGACGGGCCAAAAAGTCATGAGCTTTGTCCCCGTGCATTTCAGCGATCTTCCACGGCTGTTCAAAGAAATCATCGATCTCGATACCTTTCTGGTCACCGTCAGCCCTATGGACGGGGGCGGGTATTTCTCCCTGGGTACAAACAACGACTTCGCTTCCACCGCTGCGCGGCACTGTAAACGGCTGATCGTGGAAGTTAATGAAACCATGCCGCGTGTGTTTGGGCAGTCACAGATCCATGTCAGTGAAGTCGCATCGATTGTGGAAAACAACGTCCCCCTCATCGAAGCAGGGGTCGCCGAAACGTCGGAAGCAGGTCGCGCGATTGGTGCTCTGATTGCACCTCTGGTCCCCAATGGTGCCACGATCCAGCTCGGAATCGGTCGCGTGCCATCCGGCGTCGCTGAGGCATTGAGTAATCATCAGGATCTGGGGATTCACACCGAACTCTTTTCCCCCAGCATGGCCGAACTGATTCAAAAAGGGGTTGTCACCGGACGAAAGAAAACGCTGCATCCGTTTAAGCATGTTTTCACGGTTGCTTTCGGAACCAAAGAATCTTACGCCTTCATGAACGATAATGCGGCCTTCGAAAGTTATCCGTCGTCGTATGTGAACGATATCCGCGTCATCTCGCAACACGAGAACTTTATCTCGATTAATACGGCCATCGAGATCGATCTTTACGGTCAGGTAAATGCCGAATTCATCGGCGAGCACGAATACAGCGGCTCCGGCGGCCAGTTTGATTTCGTCAAAGGGGCTTCGCTGTCGAAAGGGGGGAAGTCAATTATCGCCCTGCAATCCACGGCGCGTCAGGGAACGCTTTCCACTATCGTACCGAAGGTCGCCATGGTAACGGACCCACGGATGGATGTGGAATATGTCTGCACCGAACACGGCATCGTCAATCTGCGAGGCAAATCAACCAAAGAACGGGCGGAGGCGCTGATCAGTATTGCCCATCCCGATTTTCGCGATGAACTGACTGCAGCCGCACAACGCGTGACTCTCATTTGA
- a CDS encoding class I SAM-dependent methyltransferase, translating to MGSIADSDAVHDISKILPQHQSALTILNGKLQKPGTDSCNWLDLACGKGQIISQLSENLSSENRSKLIYSGYDINIENTRTAGRMAKGLGFKSFSFKHGDLSQFTKLLDDNEKFDFITCTNTAHELQPGAFASIIIDALLRLTDTGELFIYDMESLIQPELGALPWRHDEISELLKELFDELSSNFHVHVPSWKHSTCKGWTIVIQREYLNDVANETIMNKRADINRRLELKIDEILEARLNECNTTLATFTEYGVVTANDEQTRIDALYEFWALHNTLRIRK from the coding sequence ATGGGATCGATAGCGGATTCGGATGCGGTTCACGATATCAGCAAGATACTACCACAGCACCAGTCTGCGCTCACAATTCTTAACGGTAAGCTTCAGAAACCAGGAACTGACTCTTGTAACTGGCTGGATCTTGCATGTGGTAAAGGACAGATCATATCGCAACTCTCTGAAAATCTTTCCTCTGAGAATCGCTCGAAGCTCATTTATTCTGGCTATGACATTAATATTGAAAATACGCGTACTGCAGGTCGGATGGCAAAAGGTCTTGGGTTCAAGTCATTTTCATTTAAACATGGTGACTTGAGCCAGTTTACGAAACTTCTCGACGATAACGAAAAGTTTGACTTTATCACATGCACAAACACAGCACACGAATTGCAACCAGGGGCATTCGCGTCGATTATTATCGATGCACTACTTCGGCTTACAGATACAGGCGAACTATTCATTTACGACATGGAGTCGCTGATACAGCCTGAACTGGGGGCTCTTCCCTGGCGACATGACGAGATCAGTGAATTACTTAAAGAATTATTTGATGAATTGTCCTCCAATTTTCATGTGCATGTCCCAAGTTGGAAACATTCGACATGCAAGGGGTGGACTATCGTAATTCAGCGCGAGTATCTAAATGATGTGGCTAATGAGACTATCATGAATAAGAGGGCCGACATTAACAGACGCCTTGAACTAAAAATCGACGAAATTCTAGAGGCGCGTTTAAATGAATGTAACACAACACTGGCTACATTCACCGAATATGGAGTAGTGACAGCTAACGACGAACAAACACGGATCGATGCACTGTACGAATTCTGGGCACTACACAACACTTTAAGGATCCGAAAATGA
- a CDS encoding restriction endonuclease produces MKSVFVSYNYRDSEALMFADRLNHHLVLSDIEPIDLYTSIYPPAYAHESIVDAINRCSIFICFLDTNNPNVMFELGYAFAKNKQIIIVSDDFKLIPFDVQNSVFIQRNTPLSKLIQQIENRVQDLQEPTWYDELHVGSPVDQLKILATRPDVLDGITPREFEKIIAEWFRYQGCDVTEQPQGPDSGFDCQVQNFRGRTAAVEVKKYKSSSQVSISVVRQLVGAMLLEDLSLGIIVSSAPFTRSALSFVENIGPEILLWTLDDMIHINNLG; encoded by the coding sequence ATGAAAAGTGTATTTGTGTCCTACAATTACCGAGATTCTGAAGCACTCATGTTCGCTGACCGTTTAAACCATCATTTGGTATTATCGGATATTGAGCCAATTGACTTATATACGAGTATTTATCCACCGGCGTATGCACATGAGTCGATCGTTGACGCAATAAACAGATGTAGTATTTTTATCTGTTTTCTCGACACAAATAATCCGAATGTGATGTTTGAGCTTGGGTACGCATTCGCAAAGAACAAGCAAATTATAATCGTTAGCGATGACTTTAAATTGATACCATTCGACGTCCAAAATTCGGTTTTCATCCAGCGAAATACACCACTTTCAAAGTTGATTCAACAAATAGAAAACAGAGTTCAAGATCTTCAAGAACCAACATGGTACGATGAGCTTCACGTAGGTAGTCCGGTCGATCAGCTAAAAATTCTCGCGACACGCCCCGATGTGTTAGACGGAATTACTCCACGCGAATTTGAGAAAATCATTGCCGAATGGTTCAGGTACCAAGGTTGTGACGTCACCGAACAACCGCAGGGGCCAGATAGTGGATTTGATTGTCAAGTTCAAAATTTTCGCGGTAGGACTGCTGCAGTTGAGGTGAAGAAATATAAAAGCTCATCGCAAGTGTCGATTTCCGTAGTAAGACAACTAGTTGGGGCGATGCTGTTGGAGGACTTATCGCTAGGAATAATAGTCTCTTCTGCTCCGTTTACCCGGTCTGCCCTAAGTTTTGTTGAGAACATTGGGCCAGAAATCCTTTTGTGGACACTAGACGACATGATCCACATTAACAATCTTGGATAA
- a CDS encoding sialidase family protein: protein MKKCIPFLLVACLLFLSKGMSDAFALEPESPALKTITKTVVFQRGDGGYHSFRIPALIVSQKGTLLAFAEGRKNNLGDSGDIDLVLKRSTDNGKTWSNLSVLWNDGENTCGNPCPVVDESTGRIWLPLTWNHGKDHEKQIKDKTARDTRRVYMSYSDDDGVTWKTPYEITKTTKIPDWTWYATGPGNGIQLTRGAHKGRLVIPCDHNVTLDGKVVRRAHAIYSDDHGKTWQLSQPIGVKTNECAVVELADGRLLMNMRSYHGKNRRAIAYSDDGGATWSAETLDAALIEPVCQASLIRVRFPKSGKPGQLLFSNPASKKREKMTVRLSEDDGKTWSASRLVSPGKAAYSSLAALSDGTIGLLYERDGYQAIEFVTFDLEQFLAGR, encoded by the coding sequence ATGAAAAAATGCATTCCTTTTCTGCTGGTTGCCTGTCTGCTGTTTCTCTCCAAAGGGATGTCTGATGCCTTCGCATTGGAACCAGAGTCCCCTGCTCTGAAAACCATCACGAAAACGGTCGTTTTTCAGCGAGGCGACGGTGGTTATCACTCGTTCCGTATTCCCGCGCTAATTGTTTCTCAAAAAGGAACGCTGCTGGCCTTTGCGGAAGGACGCAAGAACAACTTAGGAGACAGTGGCGACATCGATCTGGTTCTCAAAAGAAGCACGGATAATGGAAAAACCTGGTCCAATTTGTCGGTGCTCTGGAATGATGGTGAAAACACCTGCGGCAATCCCTGCCCGGTGGTGGATGAATCGACGGGACGGATCTGGCTGCCTTTGACCTGGAATCATGGCAAGGATCATGAAAAGCAGATCAAAGACAAAACCGCGCGGGATACGCGGCGGGTCTATATGAGTTATTCCGATGATGACGGCGTGACCTGGAAGACGCCTTATGAAATCACGAAGACCACGAAGATACCGGATTGGACCTGGTACGCGACTGGGCCCGGTAATGGGATTCAGCTGACACGTGGTGCTCACAAAGGACGGCTGGTGATTCCCTGCGATCATAATGTGACGCTGGACGGAAAAGTGGTACGGCGGGCGCATGCGATTTACTCGGACGATCATGGCAAGACGTGGCAGCTAAGTCAGCCGATTGGTGTGAAGACGAACGAATGTGCGGTCGTGGAACTGGCCGACGGTCGGTTGTTGATGAATATGCGGAGCTATCACGGTAAAAACCGGCGGGCGATTGCCTACTCTGATGATGGCGGGGCGACCTGGTCTGCGGAAACGCTGGATGCAGCGCTGATTGAGCCGGTTTGTCAAGCGAGCCTGATTCGAGTTCGTTTTCCAAAATCCGGGAAGCCGGGACAATTGCTCTTCAGTAACCCGGCCAGCAAAAAACGAGAGAAAATGACCGTGCGGTTGAGTGAAGATGACGGCAAAACATGGTCGGCTTCAAGGCTGGTATCGCCCGGGAAGGCCGCCTATTCCTCTCTGGCGGCACTCTCAGACGGTACAATCGGTTTGCTCTATGAGCGGGATGGTTATCAGGCCATCGAATTTGTTACCTTTGATTTAGAACAATTTTTAGCGGGTCGCTAG
- the pepT gene encoding peptidase T, producing MNTLLDRFLRYVKIDTQSDETSPSFPSTKKQLDLSRMLFEECEQLGLEDVTINEYGIVMATIPSTVEGDVPAIGWVAHVDTSPEFSGTHVKPIVHENYDGQDLVLPGDPSRVLRVSEEPRLKQMVGKTVITTDGTTLLGADDKSGVAVMMSAAAHLMEDPSIEHGPIRLCFTCDEEIGRGIEKLDLDLFGVCCAYTLDSDGSGRIDSETFSADQAVITVRGVNTHPSVGKGVMVNAIRILTDLISRMPTETLSPETTEGREGFIHPYHIEGGVAEASARLILRDFETEKLAEYAQLLESLAEPLREKHPRAEITISIHKQYRNMRDGLPKEPRALEKAIEATRAAGLEPNLDVIRGGTDGSLLTEKGLPTPNLSSGQHNPHSPLEWTSVEEMQQAVDVLVQLAMLWGQER from the coding sequence ATGAATACATTACTCGATCGTTTTTTGCGTTACGTCAAAATTGATACTCAGTCTGATGAGACAAGTCCCTCGTTTCCCAGCACGAAAAAACAGCTGGATTTGAGCCGGATGTTGTTTGAAGAGTGTGAACAACTGGGGCTGGAAGATGTGACGATCAATGAGTACGGGATTGTGATGGCCACGATTCCAAGTACGGTTGAGGGAGATGTGCCAGCAATTGGCTGGGTGGCACACGTCGATACGTCGCCGGAATTTTCCGGCACGCATGTGAAGCCGATCGTTCATGAAAACTATGATGGTCAGGATCTGGTACTGCCCGGCGATCCTTCGCGAGTGCTCCGAGTCAGCGAAGAACCGCGATTGAAGCAGATGGTGGGGAAAACGGTGATTACCACCGACGGGACGACTCTGCTGGGCGCTGATGACAAGTCGGGCGTGGCAGTGATGATGTCGGCAGCCGCTCATTTAATGGAAGATCCTTCGATTGAGCATGGTCCGATCCGCCTCTGTTTTACTTGTGATGAAGAAATTGGTCGCGGTATTGAAAAGCTGGATCTGGACCTGTTCGGCGTCTGTTGTGCTTATACGCTGGACAGTGACGGTAGCGGCCGGATTGATTCGGAAACGTTTTCTGCGGACCAGGCTGTGATTACCGTGCGGGGAGTGAATACGCATCCTTCTGTGGGAAAAGGTGTGATGGTCAATGCCATTCGGATTCTCACCGATCTGATTTCACGGATGCCAACCGAGACACTCAGCCCGGAAACGACAGAGGGGCGCGAGGGATTCATTCACCCTTACCATATTGAAGGGGGTGTGGCAGAAGCCTCGGCCCGTTTGATCTTGCGGGATTTTGAGACAGAGAAACTGGCAGAATATGCCCAACTGCTGGAGTCACTGGCAGAACCCTTGCGGGAAAAACATCCGCGGGCGGAAATTACGATTTCGATCCACAAACAGTATCGCAACATGCGAGATGGTTTGCCGAAAGAGCCGCGGGCTCTGGAAAAGGCGATCGAAGCGACGCGGGCGGCTGGCCTGGAACCGAATCTGGATGTGATTCGAGGCGGAACCGATGGGAGTCTATTGACTGAAAAAGGATTGCCCACGCCAAATCTCTCCAGTGGGCAGCATAATCCGCATTCGCCACTGGAATGGACATCGGTTGAAGAGATGCAGCAGGCCGTTGATGTTTTAGTGCAACTGGCGATGCTGTGGGGGCAGGAGCGTTGA
- a CDS encoding S41 family peptidase, producing the protein MFSSTKTLLLKRLQSKHLWVYLLGCSLALGSSVAYADPGALPIVIPVTQTQAIAKGEEYERTRQWIKAIEHYEESLKEWPDNDNIKYGLRRAKIHIGIDRRYMDSSFSKVLLSQSRREAFILFDEILSKIQSHFVDPLSTTSYVAHGTESLYLALANDQFIKAHLRGVPPEKIREVRRILRENYWNKSISSHHGAHQLINEVCDLSYRQLGLRDTAVISEYMFGGCNALDDYSSFLTPDRLGDLYDNIEGEFVGIGIEMKAEIGEGMLLINVLPDSPAEKGGVLAGDHIVSIDQKDCRNMTTDQAANLLRGTSGSLVVLELESPDSGKTRVARVTRKAVQVKSFPVVKMIDKENGIGYIKMTGFQKTSASELDAALRKLHGQGMRSLIWDVRGNPGGLLSAAVEVLDRFLEEGKLVSTKGRVADQNWSYTAHRPGTWKIPLVLLVDGNSASASEIVAGALTDHRRATVIGRKTYGKWSVQSIFPIRGSTGLRLTTAKFYSPQGNTYGKIGIKPSITVEKDELQTAMYGASQEQKLAADSDIKRGLQILQRQYAVAP; encoded by the coding sequence ATGTTTTCATCTACCAAGACGCTACTTCTAAAGAGATTACAGTCGAAACATTTGTGGGTTTATTTACTGGGATGTTCTCTGGCACTCGGTTCGAGTGTTGCCTATGCAGATCCCGGTGCATTGCCAATTGTCATTCCGGTCACTCAAACCCAGGCGATAGCCAAAGGGGAAGAATATGAGCGAACCCGGCAATGGATCAAGGCAATCGAGCATTACGAAGAGTCTTTGAAAGAGTGGCCTGATAACGACAATATCAAATACGGCCTGCGACGGGCGAAGATTCATATTGGAATTGACCGTCGTTATATGGACTCGAGCTTTTCCAAGGTTCTCTTGTCACAGTCCCGCCGCGAAGCGTTTATTCTGTTTGACGAAATTTTATCAAAAATTCAATCGCATTTCGTCGATCCTTTGAGCACGACATCTTATGTCGCCCATGGTACAGAGAGCCTGTATCTGGCGCTGGCAAATGATCAGTTTATTAAAGCGCATTTGCGCGGAGTGCCTCCGGAAAAGATTCGCGAAGTTCGACGGATCTTGAGAGAGAACTATTGGAATAAATCAATTTCCAGTCATCACGGGGCACATCAGCTGATCAATGAGGTTTGTGATCTGTCTTACCGTCAACTGGGTTTGCGAGACACAGCTGTCATTTCCGAATACATGTTTGGTGGCTGCAACGCATTAGATGATTATAGCAGTTTCCTGACGCCTGATCGCTTGGGAGATCTTTACGACAATATCGAAGGGGAATTTGTCGGGATCGGTATCGAGATGAAGGCGGAAATCGGAGAAGGCATGCTGTTAATCAATGTGCTGCCGGACAGTCCCGCCGAAAAAGGGGGCGTTCTGGCCGGCGATCACATTGTGAGTATTGATCAGAAAGACTGCCGAAACATGACGACCGACCAGGCAGCAAACCTGCTGCGTGGAACTTCGGGAAGTCTGGTTGTTCTGGAACTGGAAAGTCCGGACAGCGGCAAGACTCGCGTAGCGCGAGTCACCCGTAAAGCGGTGCAGGTGAAAAGTTTTCCGGTTGTGAAAATGATCGATAAGGAAAACGGAATTGGCTATATCAAAATGACCGGATTCCAGAAAACATCGGCTTCTGAACTGGATGCTGCTTTGAGAAAGCTGCACGGCCAAGGGATGCGGTCTTTGATCTGGGATGTTCGTGGAAATCCGGGTGGTTTGTTATCTGCGGCTGTCGAAGTTCTCGACCGGTTCCTGGAAGAAGGAAAGCTGGTTTCGACCAAGGGGCGTGTTGCAGATCAGAACTGGAGCTATACGGCTCACCGTCCTGGTACCTGGAAAATTCCATTGGTTTTACTGGTGGATGGCAACAGTGCTAGTGCCAGTGAAATTGTGGCAGGAGCCCTTACTGATCATCGTCGGGCGACTGTGATTGGTCGTAAAACTTACGGCAAATGGTCGGTGCAGAGTATCTTCCCGATTCGTGGTTCAACCGGATTACGATTGACAACAGCGAAATTCTATTCGCCTCAGGGAAACACTTATGGTAAGATTGGGATCAAACCCAGTATCACGGTTGAGAAAGATGAGTTGCAGACCGCCATGTATGGTGCGTCACAAGAACAAAAGCTGGCAGCTGATTCTGATATCAAACGTGGCTTACAAATTCTGCAAAGACAATACGCTGTAGCACCATGA